The following proteins are encoded in a genomic region of Abyssisolibacter fermentans:
- the argF gene encoding ornithine carbamoyltransferase: MPVNLRGRSFLTLLDYSTKEINFLLDLARDLKRAKYTGNEQKTMEGKNVALIFEKASTRTRCAFEVGAMDQGAGVTYLGPTGSQMGKKESIADTARVLGRMYDGIEYRGFSQEKVEALAKYSGVPVWNGLTDEFHPTQILADFLTVIEHKGHLKGIKFAYLGDGRNNMGNSLMVGAAKMGMDFRIVSPKELFPEEELVAKAREIAKETGAKITLTDSVEEGTKGVDVLYTDVWVSMGEPEEVWAKRIEMLKPYQINMDMINNADDEVIFMHCLPAFHDLNTTIGKEIYEKYNLESMEVTDEVFESKYSVVFDEAENRMHTIKAVMVATLGK; encoded by the coding sequence ATGCCAGTTAATTTAAGAGGAAGAAGTTTTTTGACATTATTAGATTATTCAACAAAGGAAATAAATTTTTTATTAGACCTAGCTAGAGATTTAAAAAGAGCAAAATATACTGGAAATGAACAAAAGACAATGGAAGGTAAGAACGTTGCATTAATATTTGAAAAAGCATCTACTAGAACTAGATGTGCATTTGAAGTAGGAGCTATGGATCAAGGTGCTGGAGTTACATACTTAGGACCTACTGGTAGTCAAATGGGCAAAAAAGAGTCGATAGCTGATACTGCAAGAGTTTTAGGAAGAATGTATGATGGTATTGAGTATAGAGGTTTCTCTCAAGAAAAAGTAGAAGCATTAGCTAAATACTCAGGAGTACCTGTATGGAATGGATTAACTGATGAATTTCATCCAACTCAAATATTAGCAGACTTTTTAACAGTAATAGAGCATAAAGGGCATTTAAAAGGAATTAAATTTGCTTATCTTGGAGATGGCAGAAATAATATGGGTAACTCATTAATGGTTGGAGCAGCTAAAATGGGTATGGATTTCAGAATAGTATCTCCAAAAGAGTTATTCCCAGAAGAAGAATTAGTAGCTAAAGCTAGAGAAATAGCTAAAGAAACAGGAGCTAAAATTACTTTGACAGATTCTGTTGAAGAAGGAACAAAAGGTGTAGATGTATTATACACTGATGTTTGGGTATCAATGGGAGAACCAGAAGAAGTTTGGGCAAAGAGAATTGAAATGCTTAAACCATACCAAATAAATATGGATATGATTAATAATGCTGATGATGAAGTTATTTTCATGCATTGTTTGCCAGCATTCCATGATTTAAATACTACAATTGGAAAAGAAATATATGAAAAATACAATTTGGAATCAATGGAAGTGACTGATGAAGTATTTGAAAGTAAGTATTCAGTAGTATTTGATGAAGCAGAAAACAGAATGCATACTATTAAGGCAGTTATGGTTGCAACGTTAGGAAAATAA
- a CDS encoding class I SAM-dependent methyltransferase → MAEFYSKPNIYDITFTPRFNEALKKHYKRVLDKKSIKTIHDCSFGTGNLTLVLKEMGYEISGSDISQEMLKEASTKINKNGWDINLTQCDFRDLDSKINDKFDCVMSTGNSLGHVPNDDVIVTLRAMNKLVKDDGYIYIDTRNWDNILENKQRFYFYPPYFKDDKRINLIQVWDYNEDNSVDFNILYSFEKDNKIIKREEFKLKYYPLKRDFIYDELTKLGYKEITIYNFLDHKITKFEEMEWYCIIAKKEVK, encoded by the coding sequence ATGGCAGAATTTTATTCAAAACCAAATATATATGATATTACTTTTACACCTAGATTTAATGAAGCACTAAAAAAACATTATAAAAGGGTATTAGATAAAAAGTCTATTAAAACGATTCATGATTGCAGCTTTGGAACAGGAAATCTAACATTAGTTCTTAAAGAAATGGGTTATGAAATCTCAGGCTCAGATATTAGTCAAGAAATGTTAAAAGAAGCTAGTACGAAAATCAATAAGAATGGTTGGGATATTAATTTGACACAATGTGATTTTAGGGATCTAGATTCTAAAATAAATGATAAATTCGATTGTGTTATGAGTACAGGAAATTCACTTGGACATGTACCAAATGATGATGTAATAGTGACATTAAGAGCTATGAACAAATTAGTAAAAGATGATGGATACATATACATAGATACCAGAAATTGGGACAACATACTAGAAAACAAGCAAAGATTTTATTTCTATCCTCCTTATTTTAAGGATGATAAAAGGATAAATTTAATTCAAGTTTGGGATTATAACGAAGATAATAGTGTTGATTTTAATATACTATATAGCTTTGAAAAGGATAACAAGATTATCAAAAGAGAGGAATTCAAGCTTAAATATTATCCTTTAAAAAGAGATTTTATATATGATGAACTTACTAAGTTAGGTTATAAAGAAATAACTATATATAATTTTTTGGATCATAAAATAACAAAGTTTGAAGAAATGGAGTGGTATTGTATAATAGCAAAAAAAGAAGTTAAATAA
- the arcC gene encoding carbamate kinase produces MKKVVVALGGNALQESGKPATANSQLNVIKKTVVYLADLIEEGYELIIAHGNGPQVGRIVLQNEAANDVTPAMPFDICGAMSQGMIGYHIQQSLGDELKRRGNHAAVATVVTQVVVDKGDKAFENPTKPIGPFYSKEEAERIVKEKGYNIVEDSGRGYRRVVASPMPKRIVEIDTVKALIQAGQVVITVGGGGIPVIETDKGLEGTAAVIDKDLASERLAEDLDADMLVILTAVDRVSINFGKPDQKDLARMSVEEAKQYIQEGHFAPGSMLPKVKATIMFAESKAGRKSIIASLDKAKDALKGLSGTIIEM; encoded by the coding sequence TTGAAAAAAGTTGTTGTTGCATTAGGTGGGAATGCCCTTCAAGAGAGTGGAAAACCTGCTACAGCTAACTCACAGCTAAATGTTATTAAAAAAACAGTGGTTTATTTAGCTGATTTGATAGAAGAAGGTTATGAACTTATAATTGCTCATGGTAATGGTCCGCAGGTTGGGAGAATAGTACTTCAAAATGAGGCAGCTAATGATGTAACTCCTGCAATGCCTTTTGATATATGTGGAGCTATGAGTCAAGGAATGATAGGTTATCATATACAACAATCTTTAGGTGATGAATTAAAAAGAAGAGGTAATCATGCAGCAGTAGCAACAGTAGTTACACAAGTAGTAGTAGATAAAGGAGATAAAGCTTTTGAAAATCCAACAAAACCTATAGGTCCTTTTTATAGCAAGGAAGAAGCTGAGAGAATAGTAAAAGAAAAAGGCTATAATATCGTTGAAGATTCAGGTAGAGGCTATAGAAGAGTAGTTGCGTCTCCTATGCCAAAGAGAATAGTTGAAATAGATACTGTTAAAGCATTAATACAGGCAGGTCAAGTAGTAATTACAGTTGGTGGTGGTGGAATTCCAGTAATAGAGACAGACAAAGGATTGGAAGGAACAGCAGCTGTAATAGATAAAGATTTAGCATCTGAGAGATTAGCAGAAGATTTAGATGCTGATATGTTAGTTATATTAACAGCAGTAGATAGAGTTTCTATTAATTTTGGAAAACCAGATCAAAAAGATTTAGCGAGAATGAGTGTAGAAGAAGCAAAACAATACATCCAAGAAGGTCATTTTGCACCTGGTAGCATGTTACCAAAGGTTAAAGCTACTATAATGTTTGCTGAGTCAAAGGCTGGCAGAAAATCAATAATAGCTTCACTAGATAAAGCTAAAGATGCATTGAAGGGGTTAAGTGGTACAATAATTGAAATGTGA
- a CDS encoding HAD family hydrolase translates to MQISAVLFDMDGLILDTERLSKVYWEKVGKEYGYDISLDFMISIIGSGIEEAKELFCEQFGADFPFHEIRNKKNSMIKDYLIKNGVPKKKGIVELLEYLQKNAIPRVVATTTYRKDAVALLKGAGIYEYFNEVVCGDEVTKVKPDPEIYIKASSKIGVDPINCLILEDSHRGIKAAYKAGANPVFIPDMLGENEEIKGLIKFKCDSLLDVIDILENDVQKVVYEESY, encoded by the coding sequence ATGCAAATTTCTGCTGTATTATTTGATATGGATGGTTTGATACTAGATACTGAAAGATTATCAAAAGTATATTGGGAAAAAGTTGGTAAAGAATATGGTTATGATATTTCACTTGATTTTATGATAAGTATAATTGGCAGTGGAATCGAGGAAGCTAAAGAGCTATTTTGTGAACAGTTTGGTGCTGACTTTCCATTTCATGAAATTAGGAATAAGAAAAATTCAATGATAAAAGATTATTTGATTAAAAATGGAGTACCCAAGAAAAAGGGTATAGTAGAGTTGTTAGAATACCTACAAAAGAATGCAATACCTAGAGTTGTTGCAACTACAACTTATAGAAAAGATGCTGTTGCATTGTTAAAAGGAGCAGGTATATATGAATATTTTAATGAAGTAGTCTGTGGAGATGAAGTAACAAAAGTAAAGCCTGATCCTGAAATATACATAAAAGCAAGTTCAAAAATTGGTGTTGATCCTATTAATTGTTTAATACTTGAAGATTCACATAGAGGAATAAAAGCAGCTTATAAAGCAGGAGCAAATCCGGTTTTTATACCTGATATGTTAGGAGAAAATGAAGAGATTAAAGGGCTTATAAAATTCAAATGTGATTCTTTACTTGATGTAATAGATATATTAGAAAATGATGTACAAAAGGTTGTTTATGAGGAGAGTTATTAG
- a CDS encoding DNA internalization-related competence protein ComEC/Rec2 translates to MKRPFVVLTIFLMIGLVIGYYVNINIIYAIMLLSLLIAVIVFLKKGCSYILFVAIVVFGIIIMQVSLNRSELTKYVNQNVVVGGVIIDKFSQNEYSTSWIMKADKLYVDDIVYEMNEKMLVKAIGESKTIKKGDYIEINSTIQLPNTNTNPKLFDYRLYLMMDDIYVNTKCKPDNLKIVESDRLSIVEKFFTATRDKLYGIFDSTLSEECSKIAKAVVFSDKHSLDERDEEVIRDIGIAHIIAVSGFHVWILSALIFFILKLFITKKRTRIIFCLIILWSYGAIICFPPSVLRALIMLSCGVIADVLYRKNDSFNSLGLAGFIILVYKPLWIFSVGFQLSFSAALSLLLLTPILQSKFKKSSISAIIAVQIGIMPVIVYHFNKIPVFAILVNALILPLISLIIVILFILLFVSLINIQLGFVVGFVCNGMILSFKYLSNALFEIIGLNILLPSFTLFEIIVYYIIILIIFGYVKLVDFNIGIKKVIFVYGVLAVIFLSVLNMLFKDYKIEFIDVGQGDCIHTKLGNKNFLIDTGGVLYGSFNTGEKIVLPYLLKNQINHLEGMFISHFDIDHCGGATVILDSIEVDKLFVSYIDYDNELANEIIKKAQDEGTEIEVLKKNDDLIIDENTNIKVIYPHEGINSNASDNNKSLIMLMNIYNTKILFTGDIENEAEEEVAFYIKDDIDILKVAHHGSNTSSSTNFLEKCKPEYGIISVGNNNYGHPHKLVINRLNSLGIRVLRTDKDGLITAKIDEESYSVENYNKIKYELTEILKLWNEIVIFSSFVLVLAFFITILSKEWNDEL, encoded by the coding sequence ATGAAAAGACCTTTTGTTGTGCTAACTATTTTTTTAATGATTGGTTTAGTAATAGGATATTACGTAAATATTAATATAATTTATGCCATTATGTTATTAAGCTTATTAATTGCTGTTATAGTATTCCTGAAAAAGGGTTGTAGCTATATCCTTTTTGTAGCTATAGTTGTATTTGGTATTATTATAATGCAAGTAAGTTTAAATAGAAGTGAATTAACTAAATATGTTAATCAAAATGTTGTAGTTGGCGGTGTTATAATAGATAAATTTTCACAAAATGAATATAGTACAAGCTGGATTATGAAAGCAGATAAACTTTATGTTGATGATATAGTGTATGAGATGAATGAAAAAATGTTAGTAAAAGCTATAGGTGAAAGTAAAACAATAAAAAAAGGCGATTATATTGAAATAAATAGTACTATACAGTTGCCTAATACCAATACAAATCCAAAGCTATTTGATTATAGATTATATCTAATGATGGATGATATATATGTTAATACTAAATGCAAGCCTGATAATTTAAAAATTGTTGAAAGTGATAGATTGAGTATTGTTGAAAAATTTTTTACTGCTACACGGGACAAGCTATATGGAATTTTTGATAGTACACTATCAGAAGAATGTTCTAAGATTGCCAAGGCAGTTGTTTTTAGTGACAAACATTCATTAGATGAACGAGATGAAGAAGTAATACGTGATATAGGGATAGCACATATTATAGCGGTTTCTGGATTTCATGTATGGATCTTGAGTGCTTTGATATTTTTTATATTGAAATTATTTATAACAAAAAAGAGAACTAGAATTATTTTTTGTTTAATAATACTATGGAGTTATGGTGCTATTATATGTTTTCCGCCATCTGTGTTAAGAGCGTTAATTATGTTATCGTGCGGTGTGATTGCAGATGTGTTGTATAGAAAAAATGACTCTTTTAACAGTTTAGGACTTGCTGGGTTTATTATACTTGTTTATAAACCTTTATGGATATTTAGTGTTGGTTTTCAACTTTCCTTTAGTGCAGCTCTGTCATTATTATTGCTTACACCAATTTTGCAAAGTAAATTTAAAAAATCCTCAATAAGTGCAATTATTGCTGTGCAGATAGGTATAATGCCAGTTATAGTATATCATTTTAACAAAATTCCTGTTTTTGCTATCCTAGTTAATGCGTTAATATTACCTTTAATATCGTTAATAATTGTGATATTATTTATTTTATTATTTGTTTCTTTGATAAATATACAGCTTGGATTTGTAGTAGGATTTGTGTGTAATGGAATGATATTAAGTTTTAAATACTTAAGTAACGCTTTATTTGAAATTATAGGTTTAAATATATTGCTGCCTTCTTTTACTTTATTTGAAATTATAGTTTATTATATAATTATATTAATTATTTTTGGTTATGTAAAGCTAGTTGATTTTAATATAGGTATTAAAAAAGTTATATTTGTATATGGTGTTTTAGCAGTTATCTTCTTGTCTGTTTTAAACATGCTTTTTAAGGACTATAAAATAGAGTTTATTGACGTAGGACAGGGTGATTGCATACATACAAAGCTAGGAAATAAAAACTTCTTAATCGATACAGGAGGCGTTTTATATGGAAGTTTTAATACTGGTGAAAAAATAGTACTTCCTTATTTATTAAAGAACCAAATAAATCATCTTGAAGGCATGTTTATTTCTCATTTTGATATTGATCATTGTGGTGGTGCTACTGTTATCCTAGACAGTATAGAGGTGGATAAATTGTTTGTATCTTATATAGATTACGATAATGAATTAGCAAATGAAATAATAAAAAAAGCTCAAGATGAAGGAACTGAAATTGAAGTATTAAAGAAAAATGATGATTTAATTATAGATGAAAATACAAATATTAAAGTTATCTATCCTCATGAAGGTATCAATTCTAATGCAAGCGATAATAATAAATCATTAATTATGCTTATGAATATTTATAATACCAAAATACTATTTACAGGTGATATAGAAAACGAAGCTGAAGAGGAAGTTGCTTTTTATATTAAAGATGATATAGATATTTTAAAAGTAGCCCATCATGGTAGCAACACTTCTTCTAGTACAAATTTCTTAGAGAAATGTAAGCCTGAATATGGTATAATTTCTGTTGGAAACAATAATTATGGTCATCCACAT